A single Dunckerocampus dactyliophorus isolate RoL2022-P2 chromosome 2, RoL_Ddac_1.1, whole genome shotgun sequence DNA region contains:
- the spop gene encoding speckle-type POZ protein isoform X1, whose translation MSSAGCNRDTERLEESQGANCFHLAVSDVDGLLDRALTSGSDRFLRILLLRPTPSVTLAMSRVPSPPPPAEMSSGPVAESWCYTQIKVVKFSYMWTINNFSFCREEMGEVIKSSTFSSGANDKLKWCLRVNPKGLDEESKDYLSLYLLLVSCPKAEVRAKFKFSILNAKGEETKAMESQRAYRFVQGKDWGFKKFIRRDFLLDEANGLLPDDKLTLFCEVSVVQDSVNISGQNTMNMVKVPDCRLADELGGLWENSRFTDCSLCVAGQEFQAHKAILAARSPVFSAMFEHEMEESKKNRVEINDVEPEVFKEMMCFIYTDKAPNLDKMADDLLAAADKYALERLKVMCEDALCTSLSVENAAEILILADLHSADQLKTQAVDFINYHAAEVMETAGWKSMVASHPHLVAEAYRSLASAQCPFLGPPRKRLKQS comes from the exons ATGTCATCAGCAGGTTGCAATAGAGATACAGAGAGACTGGAAGAGTCCCAG GGGGCGAACTGCTTCCATCTCGCTGTTTCTGATGTAGATGGACTTTTGGACAGAGCGCTGACGAGTGGAAGCGACAGATTCCTCCGCATCCTCCTCTTGAGACCAACACCTTCTGTCACGCTGGCAATGTCAAGAGTCCCGAGTCCCCCTCCCCCGGCAGAAATGTCCAGCGGGCCTGTGGCTGAGAGCTGGTGCTACACGCAG atCAAAGTAGTGAAGTTCTCGTACATGTGGACCATCAACAACTTCAGCTTCTGTCGTGAGGAGATGGGCGAGGTCATCAAGAGCTCCACCTTCTCTTCAGGGGCCAATGACAAGCTAAAGTG GTGTTTGCGCGTCAATCCTAAAGGCCTGGACGAGGAGAGCAAAGACTACCTGTCTCTCTACCTGCTGCTGGTCAGCTGTCCAAAGGCCGAGGTCCGAGCCAAGTTCAAGTTCTCCATCCTCAACGCCAAGGGAGAGGAGACCAAAGCCATGG AAAGCCAGAGGGCGTATCGCTTTGTGCAGGGTAAAGACTGGGGCTTTAAAAAGTTCATTCGAAGAGACTTCCTCCTAGATGAGGCCAATGGTCTTCTACCTGACGACAAGCTCACACTCTTCTGTGAG gtgAGTGTGGTGCAGGACTCGGTCAACATATCTGGCCAGAACACCATGAACATGGTGAAGGTTCCCGACTGCAGACTAGCGGACGAGCTTGGAGGCTTATGGGAGAACTCTCGCTTCACCGACTGTTCCCTGTGTGTGGCCGGCCAGGAGTTCCAGGCCCACAAAGCCATCTTGGCAG CGCGCTCTCCTGTATTCAGCGCCATGTTTGAACATGAGATGGAGGAGAGCAAAAAG AATCGTGTGGAAATCAACGACGTGGAGCCTGAGGTCTTCAAAGAGATGATGTGCTTCATTTACACTGACAAGGCTCCCAACCTGGACAAGATGGCAGATGATCTGCTGGCTGCAGCTGACAAA TATGCTCTAGAGAGACTGAAGGTCATGTGCGAAGATGCACTGTGCACCAGCCTGTCGGTGGAGAACGCAGCCGAGATCCTCATCCTGGCAGACCTGCACAGCGCCGACCAGCTCAAAACGCAGGCGGTCGACTTCATCAACTA CCACGCCGCAGAGGTGATGGAGACTGCAGGCTGGAAATCCATGGTCGCATCTCACCCTCATTTGGTGGCAGAAGCATACCGCTCATTGGCGTCAGCCCAGTGCCCTTTCCTCGGACCTCCGCGCAAGCGCCTCAAACAATCCTAA
- the spop gene encoding speckle-type POZ protein isoform X2 has translation MSRVPSPPPPAEMSSGPVAESWCYTQIKVVKFSYMWTINNFSFCREEMGEVIKSSTFSSGANDKLKWCLRVNPKGLDEESKDYLSLYLLLVSCPKAEVRAKFKFSILNAKGEETKAMESQRAYRFVQGKDWGFKKFIRRDFLLDEANGLLPDDKLTLFCEVSVVQDSVNISGQNTMNMVKVPDCRLADELGGLWENSRFTDCSLCVAGQEFQAHKAILAARSPVFSAMFEHEMEESKKNRVEINDVEPEVFKEMMCFIYTDKAPNLDKMADDLLAAADKYALERLKVMCEDALCTSLSVENAAEILILADLHSADQLKTQAVDFINYHAAEVMETAGWKSMVASHPHLVAEAYRSLASAQCPFLGPPRKRLKQS, from the exons ATGTCAAGAGTCCCGAGTCCCCCTCCCCCGGCAGAAATGTCCAGCGGGCCTGTGGCTGAGAGCTGGTGCTACACGCAG atCAAAGTAGTGAAGTTCTCGTACATGTGGACCATCAACAACTTCAGCTTCTGTCGTGAGGAGATGGGCGAGGTCATCAAGAGCTCCACCTTCTCTTCAGGGGCCAATGACAAGCTAAAGTG GTGTTTGCGCGTCAATCCTAAAGGCCTGGACGAGGAGAGCAAAGACTACCTGTCTCTCTACCTGCTGCTGGTCAGCTGTCCAAAGGCCGAGGTCCGAGCCAAGTTCAAGTTCTCCATCCTCAACGCCAAGGGAGAGGAGACCAAAGCCATGG AAAGCCAGAGGGCGTATCGCTTTGTGCAGGGTAAAGACTGGGGCTTTAAAAAGTTCATTCGAAGAGACTTCCTCCTAGATGAGGCCAATGGTCTTCTACCTGACGACAAGCTCACACTCTTCTGTGAG gtgAGTGTGGTGCAGGACTCGGTCAACATATCTGGCCAGAACACCATGAACATGGTGAAGGTTCCCGACTGCAGACTAGCGGACGAGCTTGGAGGCTTATGGGAGAACTCTCGCTTCACCGACTGTTCCCTGTGTGTGGCCGGCCAGGAGTTCCAGGCCCACAAAGCCATCTTGGCAG CGCGCTCTCCTGTATTCAGCGCCATGTTTGAACATGAGATGGAGGAGAGCAAAAAG AATCGTGTGGAAATCAACGACGTGGAGCCTGAGGTCTTCAAAGAGATGATGTGCTTCATTTACACTGACAAGGCTCCCAACCTGGACAAGATGGCAGATGATCTGCTGGCTGCAGCTGACAAA TATGCTCTAGAGAGACTGAAGGTCATGTGCGAAGATGCACTGTGCACCAGCCTGTCGGTGGAGAACGCAGCCGAGATCCTCATCCTGGCAGACCTGCACAGCGCCGACCAGCTCAAAACGCAGGCGGTCGACTTCATCAACTA CCACGCCGCAGAGGTGATGGAGACTGCAGGCTGGAAATCCATGGTCGCATCTCACCCTCATTTGGTGGCAGAAGCATACCGCTCATTGGCGTCAGCCCAGTGCCCTTTCCTCGGACCTCCGCGCAAGCGCCTCAAACAATCCTAA